One uncultured Caproiciproducens sp. DNA segment encodes these proteins:
- a CDS encoding heparan-alpha-glucosaminide N-acetyltransferase — protein sequence MPNQNNQTMGRKRIYFMDELRGFAVFCMVFYHGFYTLAYLYNLKAGMILLHFFMPAEPFYAGLFMLISGVSSNLSHSNLARGLKLLGISLAVTLATYFFVPDELIVFGILHFLSVCMILYGLIKPVSDRFRFSWAAVAVCVLLFVCTLGISRGYLGFSPQFGIRLPDALYSTNWLAPLGIFNDTFRSADYFPLFPWVFVFAAGTFLGKLAAQGRFPAFTYRSRVPFFSWLGRYALIIYVLHQPVIYGVCAAVSAVVHLFKV from the coding sequence ATGCCGAATCAAAACAACCAGACCATGGGGCGCAAAAGAATTTATTTCATGGACGAGCTTCGCGGGTTCGCGGTGTTCTGCATGGTGTTTTACCATGGATTTTACACGCTCGCTTATCTTTACAACCTGAAAGCGGGCATGATCCTGCTGCATTTCTTTATGCCCGCCGAACCGTTTTACGCCGGGCTGTTCATGCTGATTTCAGGTGTTTCCTCGAATTTGTCGCATTCCAATCTTGCGCGCGGGTTAAAGCTGCTCGGAATTTCACTTGCCGTCACACTGGCGACGTACTTCTTTGTGCCGGACGAGCTGATTGTGTTCGGAATTCTGCATTTTCTGTCGGTGTGCATGATCCTTTACGGTCTGATAAAGCCGGTTTCCGACCGGTTCCGTTTTTCATGGGCAGCGGTCGCGGTCTGTGTGCTGCTGTTTGTGTGCACCCTGGGGATTTCCCGCGGTTATCTCGGCTTTTCCCCGCAGTTCGGAATCAGGCTGCCCGACGCATTGTACAGCACCAATTGGCTGGCGCCGCTCGGCATTTTCAACGACACGTTCCGCAGCGCGGACTATTTCCCGCTTTTCCCGTGGGTCTTTGTTTTCGCGGCGGGAACTTTTCTGGGGAAACTGGCCGCGCAGGGCAGATTTCCCGCATTTACGTATCGTTCCCGCGTGCCGTTTTTCTCCTGGCTCGGGCGGTATGCGCTGATTATTTATGTGCTTCACCAGCCGGTCATTTACGGCGTATGTGCCGCCGTTTCAGCCGTCGTACATTTGTTTAAAGTATAA
- a CDS encoding hotdog domain-containing protein produces MKETKLTQEYTVTEEMLAVNFGSGSVRVLATPMVAAFFEGTAAALAEVGLEDIYTTVGSVITVEHLNPTALGCKVTVTAELTETAGRVYRFKLEAYDNAGLIATGTHERVSVKKESFAAKAEARKKM; encoded by the coding sequence ATGAAAGAGACAAAATTGACCCAGGAATACACCGTAACTGAGGAAATGCTCGCGGTGAATTTCGGCAGCGGCAGCGTTCGCGTTCTTGCCACCCCGATGGTCGCCGCTTTTTTTGAGGGCACCGCTGCTGCGCTGGCTGAAGTCGGCCTTGAAGACATTTATACCACCGTCGGTTCCGTTATTACGGTTGAGCATCTGAACCCCACCGCACTCGGCTGCAAAGTAACCGTCACCGCAGAACTGACCGAAACGGCCGGCAGGGTCTACCGCTTTAAACTGGAGGCGTACGACAACGCCGGTTTGATTGCTACCGGAACCCATGAGCGGGTCAGCGTAAAAAAAGAAAGCTTCGCCGCGAAAGCCGAAGCAAGAAAAAAAATGTAA
- a CDS encoding HAD hydrolase-like protein yields MKPIYDLIIFDLDGTLTNSEPGITSSVKYALEKMGQPVPELSILRKFIGPPQWESFVKYCGLSDEQTTQAVENYREIYNVTGAFENKPYPGIIELLQTLRDAGATLAVATTKPAKITARVLDHFDLTKYFAHVSGPDDSERNGDKSVLINSCLNACHVESARAVMIGDTLYDTVGARNAGTDFIGVLYGFGTQEEMTAEGGKVFARDLSELKSMLLK; encoded by the coding sequence ATGAAACCAATTTACGATTTGATTATTTTTGATTTGGACGGCACACTTACCAATTCCGAACCCGGAATTACCAGTTCTGTAAAATATGCGCTCGAAAAAATGGGGCAGCCGGTTCCGGAACTCTCTATTCTGCGCAAATTTATCGGTCCCCCGCAGTGGGAAAGCTTTGTAAAATATTGTGGCCTTTCGGATGAACAGACCACGCAGGCGGTTGAGAATTACCGCGAAATATATAACGTAACCGGGGCGTTTGAAAACAAGCCGTACCCCGGCATCATTGAATTGCTTCAAACATTGCGGGACGCAGGCGCAACACTCGCTGTGGCAACCACAAAGCCCGCCAAAATCACCGCCCGCGTACTCGACCATTTTGACCTGACAAAATATTTCGCGCATGTTTCAGGCCCGGATGATTCGGAACGCAACGGGGACAAAAGTGTGCTGATTAACTCCTGTTTAAATGCCTGTCATGTGGAATCCGCCCGCGCCGTCATGATCGGCGACACGCTTTACGATACCGTGGGCGCGCGGAATGCGGGCACCGACTTTATTGGGGTATTATACGGCTTTGGCACACAGGAGGAAATGACAGCGGAAGGCGGAAAGGTTTTCGCCCGTGACCTTTCGGAGCTGAAATCGATGCTCTTAAAATAA
- a CDS encoding ABC transporter ATP-binding protein translates to MEKLVTRNISKGFGGKSVIEDITVTLRAGELVCFLGVSGVGKTTLFNIISGIMKPDGGTVLLNGEDITGTAGKISYMQQKDLLMPYRTILDNVCLPLLIRGERKARAREEAEQYFEEFGISGTQKLYPHELSGGMRQRAALLRTYLFSHEVALLDEPFSALDAITKASIHQWFLDVMQNINLSTLFITHDIDEAIVLSDRIYILNGSPGKITAEISIDSPKPRREEFLVSQEFISYKRQILALLKN, encoded by the coding sequence ATGGAAAAATTAGTGACGCGGAATATCAGCAAGGGGTTCGGCGGAAAAAGCGTGATTGAGGATATTACCGTCACGCTCCGCGCGGGCGAACTTGTCTGTTTTCTCGGGGTAAGCGGCGTGGGAAAAACCACTCTGTTCAACATTATTTCCGGGATTATGAAACCGGACGGCGGGACCGTACTGCTGAATGGCGAGGACATTACGGGGACGGCTGGAAAAATCAGCTATATGCAGCAAAAGGATCTTCTGATGCCCTACCGCACGATTCTGGACAATGTATGCCTGCCCCTGCTGATCCGCGGGGAGCGGAAAGCACGGGCGCGCGAAGAGGCGGAGCAATACTTTGAAGAATTCGGGATTTCGGGTACGCAGAAGCTGTATCCGCACGAGCTTTCCGGCGGAATGCGGCAGCGCGCGGCTCTGCTGCGCACCTATCTTTTTTCGCACGAGGTGGCACTGCTGGACGAACCGTTCAGCGCGCTGGACGCCATTACCAAGGCTTCCATTCACCAGTGGTTTCTGGATGTGATGCAGAACATCAATCTTTCCACGCTGTTTATTACGCATGACATTGACGAGGCTATTGTCCTTTCCGACCGCATTTATATATTAAACGGCAGTCCGGGGAAAATTACGGCGGAAATTTCTATTGACAGCCCGAAGCCGCGGCGGGAGGAATTTCTTGTTTCGCAGGAATTTATCAGCTATAAACGGCAGATACTGGCGCTCTTAAAAAACTGA
- a CDS encoding ABC transporter substrate-binding protein has product MKKIFAAVLAAAIAVSAAGCSAAPSAASSAAPSKAEASSAAQSAPAEKETVNFVLDWTPNTNHTGIYVAQDQGYFADEGLTVNIIQPPEDGATALVGSGKADFGVDFQDSLAPAFNSATAVPVTAVAAVIQHNTSGIITLKSKGITSPEKLEGKTYATWDLPVEKAIMKHVMTKDGGDFSKLKMVPSTVEDVVAALKTNIDAVWIFYAQEGIAAKVKGLETNYFEFKDIDPVFDYYTPVMIANNDFLKNKPETAKKFLSAVKKGYEYAIAHPEDAAKILCRADPAMDKDIALQGQLWLADKYKAEVSRWGYINPKRWDAFYQWLYDQKLIDAKIPASTGFSNDYLPQ; this is encoded by the coding sequence ATGAAAAAGATATTTGCGGCCGTTTTAGCCGCAGCCATAGCCGTTTCCGCCGCGGGCTGTTCGGCGGCCCCGTCAGCGGCAAGTTCCGCGGCCCCTTCCAAAGCGGAGGCAAGCTCCGCCGCACAGTCCGCTCCGGCGGAAAAGGAAACCGTCAATTTTGTACTGGACTGGACGCCCAACACCAACCATACGGGTATTTATGTGGCACAGGATCAGGGCTATTTTGCGGACGAAGGACTTACGGTAAATATTATTCAGCCACCGGAGGACGGTGCGACCGCATTGGTGGGTTCCGGCAAGGCCGATTTCGGCGTTGACTTTCAGGATTCGCTCGCCCCGGCGTTTAATTCGGCCACGGCCGTGCCGGTTACCGCGGTGGCGGCTGTGATTCAGCACAACACCTCGGGCATTATCACGCTGAAAAGCAAAGGAATAACAAGCCCCGAAAAGCTGGAGGGCAAGACCTACGCCACGTGGGATCTGCCGGTGGAAAAAGCGATTATGAAGCATGTAATGACAAAGGACGGCGGAGATTTTTCCAAGCTGAAAATGGTTCCTTCTACGGTGGAGGATGTGGTCGCCGCCCTAAAAACCAATATTGACGCCGTCTGGATTTTTTATGCGCAGGAAGGAATTGCCGCCAAGGTGAAGGGGCTGGAAACCAATTATTTCGAGTTTAAGGATATTGATCCGGTATTCGATTATTACACGCCGGTTATGATTGCAAACAACGACTTCTTAAAGAATAAGCCTGAAACTGCGAAAAAATTCCTGTCTGCCGTAAAAAAAGGCTATGAATACGCCATTGCCCACCCGGAGGACGCCGCGAAAATCCTTTGCAGGGCAGACCCGGCTATGGATAAGGACATCGCGCTGCAGGGTCAGCTATGGCTTGCCGACAAGTACAAGGCAGAAGTGTCCCGGTGGGGATACATTAACCCGAAGCGCTGGGACGCTTTCTACCAGTGGCTTTATGACCAGAAACTGATCGACGCGAAAATTCCGGCGAGCACAGGATTCAGCAACGATTATTTGCCGCAGTGA
- a CDS encoding ABC transporter permease — protein sequence MAGWIPKFMLPSPLDVCIAFVKDFGQLMGHMGTTLGEAFIGLGIAVLLAFVIAYLMDRFAFLYKSVYPLLVISQTVPAVAIAPLLVLWMGYGMSPKITLVVVVCFFPIVVGLLDGYRSADHDTLNLMRAMGASRLQIFRYLKLPSSLGRFFAGLRISVSYSIVGAVIAEWLGGYNGLGVYMTRVKKSYAFDKMFAVIFLVSLLSLVLMRLVSLVEKLSMPYQRTKS from the coding sequence ATGGCGGGCTGGATTCCCAAATTCATGCTGCCGTCCCCGCTGGATGTATGCATTGCTTTCGTGAAGGACTTCGGTCAGCTGATGGGGCATATGGGCACCACGCTGGGCGAGGCATTTATCGGCTTAGGCATTGCCGTTTTGCTGGCGTTTGTCATCGCCTACCTAATGGACCGGTTTGCTTTTTTATACAAATCCGTTTATCCGCTGCTCGTCATCAGTCAGACGGTTCCGGCGGTGGCGATTGCGCCGCTGCTGGTGCTGTGGATGGGGTACGGAATGTCGCCCAAAATTACGCTGGTGGTGGTGGTGTGCTTTTTCCCCATTGTGGTCGGCTTGCTGGACGGGTACCGTTCCGCCGACCACGACACGCTGAATCTGATGCGGGCCATGGGCGCGTCGCGGCTTCAGATTTTTCGCTATTTAAAGCTGCCGTCGTCACTCGGGCGCTTTTTCGCGGGACTGCGCATTTCCGTTTCCTACTCCATTGTGGGCGCAGTCATCGCCGAATGGCTGGGGGGCTACAACGGACTCGGCGTTTATATGACGCGGGTAAAAAAGTCCTATGCTTTTGACAAAATGTTTGCGGTGATTTTTCTGGTATCCCTTTTAAGCCTGGTGCTTATGCGGCTGGTGTCGCTTGTTGAGAAACTGAGTATGCCGTATCAGCGCACAAAGTCATAA
- a CDS encoding thiamine-binding protein — protein sequence MFDTSVAIQVLPSVNSDEEVIRVVDEVIAYIKSFGLHTVVAPFETTVEGDYDMLMEIVKGCQLIAVKAGAPGVSTYVKIAYRPESGVMTIDQKISKYQK from the coding sequence ATGTTTGATACTAGTGTGGCAATTCAGGTTCTTCCGTCGGTAAACAGCGACGAAGAAGTAATTCGTGTCGTTGACGAGGTAATCGCCTATATTAAAAGCTTTGGCCTTCATACCGTAGTGGCTCCGTTTGAAACAACGGTGGAAGGGGATTACGACATGCTGATGGAAATTGTGAAAGGCTGCCAGCTCATCGCGGTGAAAGCGGGAGCCCCCGGCGTGAGCACCTATGTAAAAATCGCCTACAGACCGGAAAGCGGTGTGATGACAATTGACCAGAAGATTTCAAAGTATCAGAAATAG
- a CDS encoding VTT domain-containing protein, with translation MTILRTGSKRGKSGSPPEITAADLPEIAKPAVRDRLLGGAVLLAVMTLFIWFTVILCRPLAALTSNPGQFESFIRSKGAMGRAAFLGIQILQGFLPIPLELTTIAGGYAFGQVQGSLLTLCSVVVSTTMIFYFTKMFGHRLINLFFTPAQKKHVRYLRNAKARSTLYWIIFLIPGTPKRLFVFSAGLVPQDFGRFLLISTLARAPSLLACSFGGWALFSGNYSQALTLFAAIGILSIAGFLLYRTITNKKQKRGKQTGPKEKKR, from the coding sequence GTGACGATTCTTCGAACAGGGTCCAAAAGAGGGAAATCCGGCTCTCCGCCGGAAATCACCGCCGCTGATTTGCCGGAAATTGCAAAACCAGCCGTTCGCGACCGGCTTTTGGGCGGGGCTGTGCTTCTTGCGGTCATGACGCTTTTTATCTGGTTTACCGTGATTCTGTGCAGGCCGCTGGCGGCCCTGACATCGAACCCCGGTCAATTTGAAAGCTTCATCCGCAGCAAGGGTGCAATGGGCCGCGCCGCATTTCTGGGCATCCAGATTTTACAGGGCTTTCTCCCCATTCCGCTGGAGCTTACCACCATTGCGGGCGGCTATGCTTTCGGGCAGGTGCAGGGCAGCCTGCTTACCTTGTGCTCCGTGGTTGTTTCGACTACCATGATCTTTTATTTTACCAAAATGTTTGGTCACAGGCTCATCAACCTGTTCTTTACTCCCGCACAGAAAAAACATGTCCGGTATCTTCGCAATGCCAAAGCGCGCAGTACGCTCTATTGGATTATCTTTCTAATTCCCGGAACCCCAAAGCGCCTGTTCGTTTTTTCCGCCGGCCTTGTGCCGCAGGATTTCGGAAGATTTTTGCTGATTTCAACGCTCGCCCGCGCTCCGTCCCTGCTCGCCTGTTCATTCGGCGGCTGGGCGCTTTTCAGCGGAAATTATTCCCAGGCACTCACCCTTTTTGCGGCAATCGGGATTTTGAGCATCGCGGGCTTTCTGCTGTACAGAACCATCACAAATAAAAAACAAAAACGGGGAAAACAAACGGGGCCGAAGGAGAAAAAACGGTAG
- the ilvB gene encoding biosynthetic-type acetolactate synthase large subunit: MISGAEIMAECLKNETVQIAFGYPGAAICPFLDYLYRSSIRDVLVREEQNAAHEASGYARASGKPGVCIATSGPGATNLITGIATAYMDSIPLIVITGQVNSELLGRDVFQEADITGACEPFTKHSYLVKDAADLPRIFKEAFHIASTGRPGPVLIDVPVDIQTSTVPEFVYPQKANIIGYKPRTMGHAMQIRKALSAMAQAKRPIIVCGGGIVLAGARDELVTFAQNSGIPVVSTMMGIGVVPMDSPLYLGMIGMHGHRNANRAMHESDLIILCGARVGDRAVSAPEQMAEQATIIHIDIDPAEIGKNMTAHIPIVGDIRLVLRDFINQSVVSVPQEWIDTVLRYKAAYVPGGEPDDDTGFVEPRSFMRVLSSMMEENAILTADVGQNQIWAARNFNVKEGRFLTSGGLGTMGYALPAAIGAKLAKPNRQVLCICGDGSFQMAMCELGTLLQNDVNIKIIVMQNDRLGMVKEIQDKQYGSRYAMTTLGANPDFVKIAEAYGIESALADSNSEAERLAGEMLASDKAFILVCRVSPDAPTI; this comes from the coding sequence TTGATAAGCGGAGCAGAAATCATGGCGGAATGCCTGAAAAACGAAACTGTACAAATCGCGTTCGGCTATCCCGGAGCGGCAATCTGCCCTTTTCTGGATTACCTGTACCGCTCGTCGATCAGAGATGTGCTGGTACGTGAAGAACAAAACGCGGCCCATGAGGCCAGCGGCTACGCCCGCGCAAGCGGCAAGCCCGGCGTCTGCATTGCGACAAGCGGCCCGGGAGCCACCAATCTAATTACAGGAATCGCTACGGCATATATGGATTCCATTCCGCTGATCGTCATCACAGGGCAGGTTAATTCCGAACTGCTCGGCCGCGATGTCTTTCAGGAAGCGGACATTACCGGTGCCTGTGAACCGTTCACAAAGCACTCTTATTTGGTAAAGGACGCCGCGGATCTTCCGCGGATTTTTAAAGAAGCGTTTCATATTGCCTCCACAGGGCGGCCCGGGCCTGTTTTAATCGACGTTCCGGTCGACATTCAGACAAGCACCGTTCCGGAGTTTGTTTATCCGCAAAAGGCAAACATCATCGGTTACAAACCGCGCACAATGGGACATGCCATGCAGATCAGAAAGGCACTTTCCGCAATGGCGCAGGCAAAACGCCCGATTATTGTCTGCGGCGGCGGCATAGTGCTTGCCGGCGCAAGAGATGAGCTGGTCACTTTTGCGCAGAACAGCGGAATCCCCGTTGTCTCGACCATGATGGGCATCGGCGTGGTTCCCATGGACAGTCCGCTGTATCTCGGCATGATCGGCATGCACGGCCACCGCAACGCGAACCGCGCCATGCACGAATCCGATTTAATCATCCTCTGCGGTGCAAGGGTGGGCGACCGAGCGGTTTCCGCGCCGGAACAGATGGCGGAACAGGCGACCATCATTCATATCGATATCGATCCCGCAGAAATCGGCAAAAATATGACCGCCCATATTCCGATTGTCGGCGATATCCGGCTTGTTCTCCGTGATTTCATCAACCAGAGCGTTGTTTCCGTTCCTCAGGAATGGATTGACACCGTTCTTCGGTATAAAGCGGCGTACGTTCCGGGCGGCGAACCCGACGACGACACCGGTTTTGTGGAACCGCGCTCCTTTATGCGCGTGCTTTCCTCCATGATGGAGGAAAACGCGATTTTGACTGCGGACGTGGGGCAGAACCAGATTTGGGCCGCACGGAATTTCAATGTAAAAGAGGGGCGTTTTCTCACCTCGGGCGGTCTTGGCACCATGGGCTACGCGCTCCCCGCCGCAATCGGCGCCAAGCTGGCCAAACCCAACCGCCAGGTGCTGTGCATCTGCGGTGACGGCTCTTTTCAAATGGCCATGTGCGAACTCGGCACCCTGCTGCAGAATGATGTGAACATTAAGATCATTGTCATGCAGAACGACCGGCTGGGCATGGTAAAGGAAATACAGGATAAACAATACGGCAGCCGTTACGCTATGACAACGCTGGGCGCCAACCCCGACTTTGTAAAGATTGCCGAAGCTTACGGCATTGAATCCGCACTGGCTGATTCCAATTCCGAAGCCGAGCGCCTCGCCGGGGAAATGCTCGCATCCGACAAAGCTTTCATCCTGGTGTGCCGGGTCAGTCCCGACGCGCCCACGATATAA
- the ilvN gene encoding acetolactate synthase small subunit has translation MKYTLSILVENQPGVLSKVSGLFSRRGFNIDSLAVGITEDPAISRITIVVNGDEYIVEQVEKQLNKLIPVIKVKVLQPDMFISFELSLIKVSCNTKQRAEIMKIVELMHAQIVDVATTSLTIQFTGNDEHTQTLISLLKPYGIKEIVRAGTLAIEKGATTARKQST, from the coding sequence ATGAAATACACTCTTTCCATTTTAGTCGAAAATCAGCCGGGCGTCCTGTCAAAGGTATCCGGTCTGTTTTCCCGCCGCGGCTTCAACATTGACAGTCTGGCCGTCGGTATTACCGAAGATCCCGCTATTTCCCGCATCACCATTGTGGTGAACGGTGATGAATATATTGTAGAACAGGTTGAAAAACAGCTTAACAAACTGATTCCCGTCATCAAAGTGAAAGTGCTTCAGCCCGACATGTTCATCAGTTTTGAACTTTCGCTGATTAAAGTAAGCTGCAACACCAAGCAGCGCGCTGAAATTATGAAAATCGTAGAACTGATGCACGCGCAGATTGTCGATGTGGCAACCACCTCGCTGACCATTCAGTTTACAGGCAATGACGAGCACACCCAAACGCTCATCAGCCTGTTAAAGCCTTACGGCATTAAGGAAATTGTCCGGGCCGGCACCCTTGCAATTGAAAAGGGCGCAACAACCGCACGCAAGCAAAGCACCTGA
- the ilvC gene encoding ketol-acid reductoisomerase: protein MPKIYYQADCDINLLKGKTVAIIGYGSQGHAHALNLHDSGVNVVVGLYDGSKSKEKAEAAGLKVMSVPEATKAADIIMILIPDERQADMYRQDIAPYLTEGKALAFAHGFNIHYGQIKPPKNVDVFMIAPKGPGHTVRSEYVAGKGVPCLIAVEQDVSGHAYDLGLAYGAGLGAARAAIMETTFKIETETDLFGEQCVLCGGVTALMQAGFETLVEAGYAPENAYFECIHEMKLIVDLIYRGGFSLMRYSISDTAEFGDYETGKRLVTDETKKEMKKVLSEIQDGTFASKWIAENKNGRSHFNACRRIGASHQLEEVGKELRKMYAWNNDPID, encoded by the coding sequence ATGCCAAAAATCTATTATCAGGCAGATTGTGATATCAATCTGCTCAAAGGTAAAACCGTCGCTATTATCGGCTACGGCAGCCAGGGCCATGCCCATGCCCTGAATCTTCATGACAGCGGCGTAAACGTGGTTGTAGGCCTTTATGACGGCAGCAAGAGCAAGGAAAAAGCGGAGGCTGCCGGGCTGAAGGTTATGAGTGTTCCGGAAGCGACGAAAGCTGCGGACATCATTATGATTTTAATTCCCGACGAGCGTCAGGCCGACATGTACAGGCAGGATATTGCTCCTTACCTTACCGAAGGAAAAGCCCTTGCGTTTGCCCACGGCTTTAATATTCATTACGGCCAGATCAAGCCGCCGAAGAATGTTGACGTCTTCATGATCGCCCCGAAAGGTCCGGGGCACACTGTACGCAGCGAATACGTCGCCGGCAAGGGTGTTCCGTGCCTAATCGCTGTTGAGCAGGATGTTTCCGGCCACGCGTACGACCTCGGTCTTGCTTACGGCGCGGGACTCGGTGCCGCCAGAGCCGCTATTATGGAAACAACCTTTAAAATTGAAACCGAAACCGACCTGTTCGGCGAGCAGTGCGTGCTTTGCGGCGGCGTGACCGCTTTGATGCAGGCCGGCTTTGAAACTCTTGTCGAAGCGGGTTATGCTCCTGAAAACGCTTATTTTGAGTGCATTCATGAAATGAAGCTGATTGTTGACCTGATCTACAGAGGCGGCTTCTCCCTCATGCGCTACTCCATCAGCGACACTGCGGAATTCGGCGATTACGAGACCGGCAAGCGCCTTGTCACCGACGAAACCAAGAAGGAAATGAAGAAAGTCCTTTCCGAAATTCAGGACGGCACCTTTGCTTCCAAATGGATTGCTGAAAACAAAAACGGCCGCTCTCACTTCAATGCCTGCCGCCGCATCGGCGCAAGTCATCAGCTTGAGGAAGTCGGTAAGGAACTGCGTAAAATGTATGCGTGGAACAACGATCCGATTGACTAA
- a CDS encoding DUF975 family protein: MWDRGILKSNAKIALGGRYWTAFGVALLALVISGAYSWMADKFTVGFTLFGLNVNVMRMDMPLNIPGLIERMGLVNPFSYIGFLYFIFIALPVTVGVSRFFVQNHFGVTDFSTMFSGFNRSYLTSVGAMLVTYIFTVLWGLLLIIPGIIKSLEYSMVQYILADNPSIPGSRARELSRIMTNGEKGAIFVLWLSFIGWYLLGAICFGVGILFVNPYFEATLAELYIFLRDRAIQTNQINPAELGLVPPVPYYNPSNPPIL, translated from the coding sequence ATGTGGGACAGAGGAATATTAAAGTCCAATGCAAAAATCGCGCTGGGGGGACGTTACTGGACCGCGTTTGGTGTGGCGCTCCTTGCGCTGGTAATCTCCGGAGCATATTCGTGGATGGCAGACAAATTCACAGTCGGTTTTACTCTATTCGGTTTAAATGTAAATGTCATGAGAATGGATATGCCTCTGAATATACCGGGACTAATAGAGCGGATGGGATTAGTGAACCCCTTTTCCTACATTGGATTTCTATATTTTATTTTTATCGCCCTGCCCGTTACTGTCGGCGTATCCCGCTTTTTTGTTCAGAATCATTTCGGCGTAACCGATTTCAGTACGATGTTCAGCGGATTTAACCGCAGTTATCTTACCAGTGTGGGTGCCATGCTGGTGACGTATATTTTCACCGTTCTCTGGGGGCTGCTCCTGATTATTCCCGGCATCATCAAATCGCTGGAATATTCGATGGTACAGTATATCCTTGCCGACAACCCTTCTATTCCGGGCAGCCGTGCAAGGGAACTCAGCCGAATTATGACAAACGGCGAAAAAGGCGCGATTTTCGTGCTGTGGCTTTCCTTTATCGGATGGTACCTGCTCGGCGCAATCTGTTTCGGCGTGGGCATCCTGTTTGTAAATCCATACTTTGAGGCCACCCTTGCGGAACTGTATATTTTTCTGCGCGACCGCGCGATTCAGACAAACCAGATCAACCCGGCCGAGCTGGGGCTGGTTCCTCCCGTACCGTATTACAATCCGTCCAATCCCCCAATTTTATAA